One window from the genome of Bdellovibrionales bacterium encodes:
- a CDS encoding four helix bundle protein — protein sequence MAFPFEDLEVYKRSINLCTQVESLLTREGLTKTIADQLSRAALSIPLNIAEGNGRWHSGDKRQFFWIARGSAFECIPIIEILTIKSVVTAREREELRSKLEIIGKMLTRLVQAHDAAESCSPKKHNIQKRSYRNFPDS from the coding sequence ATGGCATTTCCATTCGAAGACTTAGAAGTATACAAACGCTCCATCAACCTCTGCACACAAGTAGAATCCCTGCTCACCAGGGAAGGACTTACCAAAACCATCGCCGACCAACTCTCTCGCGCAGCACTTTCCATTCCTCTCAACATCGCCGAAGGCAACGGCCGTTGGCATTCCGGCGATAAACGCCAATTTTTTTGGATCGCTCGCGGCTCCGCGTTTGAATGCATCCCAATCATCGAGATTCTAACAATAAAATCTGTAGTCACCGCAAGAGAACGCGAAGAACTTCGCAGCAAGCTCGAAATCATTGGAAAAATGTTAACCCGATTGGTCCAAGCCCACGATGCAGCGGAAAGTTGTTCTCCAAAAAAGCATAATATCCAAAAGCGAAGTTATCGTAACTTCCCTGATTCATAA
- a CDS encoding linear amide C-N hydrolase encodes MKTISLFLSLLLALPAYPCTRVLSESSNQDVIVGRNMDWVEDIGTNMWQFPRGMARNGLAGENSLKWTSKYGSVILSAYDVGTTDGINEKGLNANVLYLTEANFGVRDEKLPGLAVSLWPQYFLDNFATVDEAVKWMEKTAFQVLPSGVQTDSGRKEGTVHLALSDKTGDNAVIEYIDGKAQIYHGRQYNVMTNSPPYDQQLVTMKQYKGFGGDKPLPGTTDAADRFVRAAYYAQNLPPAADYREAVAGVLSVLRNVSQPFGAPDPARPYVSTTRWRVVADLTKGIYFYENTLSPNLVWVRLQKLNFNKGTSVKKITLVKNYDLIGDITGKFKPAKPFQFLKPDLPAGLKAKLRQTPSASGTSSSGLASTVLGSQ; translated from the coding sequence ATGAAAACAATATCACTCTTTCTAAGTCTATTGCTGGCGCTTCCTGCATATCCATGCACACGCGTCCTTTCTGAATCCTCAAACCAAGACGTGATCGTCGGCCGCAATATGGATTGGGTCGAAGATATCGGTACCAATATGTGGCAATTTCCTCGAGGGATGGCTCGTAATGGACTGGCCGGCGAAAACTCGCTGAAGTGGACTTCGAAATATGGCAGCGTGATTTTATCGGCCTATGACGTCGGCACCACTGACGGCATTAATGAAAAAGGCCTCAATGCCAATGTCCTTTACCTAACCGAAGCCAACTTCGGAGTGCGCGATGAAAAGCTGCCGGGTCTAGCTGTGAGCTTGTGGCCGCAATACTTCCTCGATAACTTTGCCACTGTCGATGAGGCGGTGAAGTGGATGGAGAAAACTGCCTTCCAAGTTTTGCCTTCCGGAGTACAAACTGATTCAGGCAGAAAAGAAGGCACGGTTCACTTAGCGCTCTCGGATAAGACGGGTGATAACGCCGTCATTGAATATATTGATGGCAAAGCGCAGATCTATCACGGTCGTCAGTACAACGTGATGACCAATTCTCCACCTTACGATCAACAGCTGGTCACAATGAAGCAGTACAAAGGCTTCGGCGGCGACAAGCCCCTTCCTGGTACCACAGATGCCGCCGACCGTTTTGTGCGTGCTGCGTACTACGCGCAGAACCTGCCACCGGCAGCCGATTACCGTGAAGCCGTCGCGGGAGTCCTGAGCGTCCTTCGCAATGTCTCGCAACCTTTCGGCGCCCCGGATCCGGCACGTCCGTATGTTTCGACGACTCGCTGGAGAGTCGTTGCCGATCTTACTAAGGGCATCTATTTCTATGAAAATACTTTGAGCCCTAACTTAGTATGGGTACGACTGCAGAAGTTGAACTTCAATAAAGGAACCAGCGTGAAGAAGATCACGCTAGTTAAAAATTATGATCTCATTGGAGATATCACCGGAAAATTTAAACCCGCAAAGCCGTTCCAGTTCTTGAAACCGGATTTGCCTGCAGGTTTGAAAGCTAAGCTACGACAGACTCCGTCTGCTTCTGGTACTTCTTCATCAGGATTAGCATCAACAGTCCTGGGATCGCAATAA
- a CDS encoding AmpG family muropeptide MFS transporter, whose amino-acid sequence MAEKKTPLLKEIFSKKMLIIFLLGFSSGLPLLLTGGTLKTWLAREQVDISMIGYFGWVGLAYSLKFIWAPLLDRFTISKKLGRRRGWMLLSQLLLVGSIAGIGMFDPKFSLMNMAVLSVLTAFFSATQDIVIDAYRRELLHDEELGFGSSMNMYGYRIAMLVSGALGMGLVGAPGFSLTWNELYYAMAAFMGIGILTTLWAPEPKVSEAPPRTLMAAVIDPFREFLKRDGAYFMLTFVFLFKLGDALSGAMLNPYYVQIGYSNADIALIAKTFGLISGMVGLFLGSTLMYYIGIYRSLWIFGILQALSTGAFAILTMTGPQNWALAFTVCFEDVTSGMGSAAFIAFISAITNKRYTATQYAILSSIATLGRNFFSGFSGDMVKHLGWANFYYTCMFIAIPGLLMLILMKKYQKQTESVVA is encoded by the coding sequence ATGGCCGAAAAAAAGACTCCGCTCTTAAAGGAGATCTTCAGTAAGAAGATGCTCATTATATTTTTATTGGGATTCTCCAGTGGTTTGCCGCTCTTATTGACCGGCGGAACTCTGAAGACCTGGCTTGCCCGCGAGCAAGTTGATATCAGTATGATCGGCTACTTTGGCTGGGTGGGTTTGGCTTACTCGCTCAAGTTTATTTGGGCACCGCTGCTGGATCGTTTTACTATTTCTAAAAAACTCGGCCGCCGTCGTGGCTGGATGTTATTAAGCCAGTTGTTGCTCGTGGGCTCGATCGCCGGCATCGGGATGTTTGATCCTAAGTTCTCGCTGATGAATATGGCAGTGCTTTCAGTTCTGACGGCGTTCTTTAGTGCCACTCAAGATATCGTGATCGATGCTTATCGCCGTGAGCTCTTGCATGATGAAGAGCTCGGCTTTGGTTCTTCGATGAACATGTACGGTTACCGTATTGCGATGCTCGTGTCGGGTGCTTTGGGTATGGGGCTCGTGGGAGCTCCCGGCTTTAGCCTGACTTGGAATGAGCTTTACTATGCGATGGCTGCATTTATGGGGATCGGGATCCTGACAACTCTTTGGGCGCCAGAGCCTAAAGTCAGCGAAGCTCCGCCACGTACTTTGATGGCAGCCGTGATTGATCCTTTCCGCGAGTTCTTAAAGCGCGATGGTGCTTACTTCATGCTGACTTTCGTATTCCTATTCAAACTCGGTGATGCTTTATCAGGTGCGATGTTGAATCCGTACTATGTGCAGATTGGTTACAGCAACGCAGACATTGCTTTGATTGCGAAAACTTTTGGTTTGATCTCAGGCATGGTGGGACTCTTCCTTGGAAGTACGTTGATGTACTACATTGGTATCTATCGCTCGCTTTGGATTTTTGGAATCCTGCAAGCTCTTTCAACGGGCGCGTTTGCGATCCTGACGATGACAGGTCCACAGAACTGGGCGCTGGCGTTTACGGTGTGCTTTGAAGATGTCACTTCGGGAATGGGCTCTGCCGCATTCATCGCGTTCATCTCAGCCATCACGAATAAACGCTACACGGCGACTCAGTATGCGATTCTTTCGAGTATTGCGACCCTCGGCCGAAATTTCTTTTCTGGTTTCTCCGGAGACATGGTGAAGCACCTCGGCTGGGCGAATTTCTATTACACTTGCATGTTTATTGCGATCCCAGGACTGTTGATGCTAATCCTGATGAAGAAGTACCAGAAGCAGACGGAGTCTGTCGTAGCTTAG
- a CDS encoding GNAT family N-acetyltransferase, which yields MKLHHHISKIPTEYTLPLRQKVLKPFLHVDDCVNVGDNDPTTFHLGLFHERKLVTICTFLTESHPQFNAGNPYRLRGMATDPNYHGQGFGQILLQHGTVLLRQKYCDLLWCNARIKAFPFYEKMGFAYHGPLFEMDRIGPHKIMYKYLNPR from the coding sequence ATGAAGTTACACCACCACATCTCTAAAATCCCAACGGAGTATACGCTCCCCTTAAGGCAGAAAGTGCTGAAGCCCTTTCTGCACGTCGATGATTGCGTGAATGTTGGCGATAACGATCCGACGACTTTTCATTTAGGCCTGTTTCACGAGAGAAAACTGGTCACTATTTGCACCTTCCTCACCGAATCCCATCCTCAATTCAACGCCGGCAATCCTTATCGCCTCCGTGGGATGGCGACAGATCCGAATTATCACGGCCAAGGCTTCGGTCAGATTCTTCTTCAACATGGAACGGTTTTGTTGCGCCAAAAATATTGTGATCTTCTCTGGTGTAACGCTCGGATCAAGGCTTTCCCGTTCTATGAAAAAATGGGTTTTGCCTACCATGGTCCGCTCTTCGAAATGGACCGGATCGGACCCCATAAAATCATGTACAAGTATTTGAATCCTCGATAG
- a CDS encoding HNH endonuclease, whose product MRIVSWQKALILWFQDKVEILEYHTVFARSARSSYQMPSVLRLKSYVRPRSNGAVRFCRENVYIRDNFTCQYCGDKLAAKHLTLDHVVPASKNGKKTWTNVVSACRECNQRKANRTPQTANMPLLTEPKMPSWLPIRELEIQMEMELKSNSAPASWLEYLRFKAG is encoded by the coding sequence ATGCGGATTGTTAGTTGGCAGAAGGCCTTGATTCTGTGGTTCCAGGATAAAGTAGAAATCTTGGAGTACCACACTGTGTTTGCCAGGTCGGCGCGGTCCAGTTACCAAATGCCGAGCGTTCTGAGGTTGAAGAGTTATGTTCGACCCAGATCCAACGGTGCGGTCCGATTCTGCCGCGAAAATGTCTATATCCGCGATAACTTCACCTGCCAGTATTGTGGCGACAAACTAGCCGCCAAACATCTCACTCTTGATCACGTAGTACCTGCTTCAAAAAATGGAAAAAAGACTTGGACGAACGTTGTTTCCGCTTGCCGAGAATGCAACCAACGTAAAGCCAACCGCACGCCACAAACTGCAAATATGCCTTTATTAACTGAGCCGAAAATGCCATCATGGCTGCCAATTCGAGAATTGGAAATCCAGATGGAAATGGAGTTGAAATCAAACTCCGCTCCGGCCAGTTGGTTGGAGTATTTGCGGTTTAAGGCAGGATGA
- a CDS encoding FKBP-type peptidyl-prolyl cis-trans isomerase has translation MKRRVFAFNYVLKGADGQTLDASDAGEPLAFLEGTGMIIPMLEQEVVKMKVGDKQTIKLAAKDAYGLPDPKMTMEVPKEELAHLKIELGAYLQLNLGEQTKVVRVANIGDKTVTLDGNHPLAGTDLVFDIDMVAIREATAEELQHGHAHGAHGHGHHH, from the coding sequence ATGAAACGTCGAGTTTTCGCATTTAATTACGTCCTAAAAGGAGCCGATGGCCAAACCCTCGACGCTTCAGATGCAGGTGAACCACTAGCTTTCCTCGAAGGCACTGGAATGATCATTCCTATGCTTGAACAGGAAGTTGTGAAGATGAAAGTAGGCGATAAGCAAACGATTAAGTTGGCTGCAAAAGACGCTTACGGCTTGCCAGATCCAAAAATGACTATGGAAGTGCCAAAAGAAGAATTGGCTCACTTGAAAATCGAACTCGGTGCTTACTTGCAATTGAACTTGGGTGAGCAAACGAAAGTTGTTCGCGTTGCTAACATCGGTGATAAAACGGTTACTCTCGATGGAAACCACCCCTTGGCGGGAACAGACCTCGTGTTTGATATCGACATGGTTGCAATCCGTGAAGCGACTGCGGAAGAGCTTCAACACGGCCACGCGCACGGCGCACATGGCCACGGACACCACCATTAA
- a CDS encoding YajQ family cyclic di-GMP-binding protein — MASFDIVSEINIQEVDNAVNQARKEVEGRYDFKGSQAEIQWDKKEITLLAEDDYKVEAMGSILQTKLHRRGVDIKSFKFEKPEPAGGKMLRQKITIQQGIDKEVAKDIVKWIKDSKLKVQPQIMDDKVRVTSKSIDELQETIAKVRSGNFPIPLQFNNMR; from the coding sequence ATGGCTTCGTTTGATATTGTTTCGGAAATCAATATTCAAGAGGTGGACAATGCGGTCAATCAGGCTCGTAAAGAGGTTGAAGGCCGCTATGATTTCAAGGGCAGTCAGGCTGAAATTCAGTGGGACAAGAAGGAAATCACACTCTTAGCTGAGGACGACTATAAAGTTGAGGCTATGGGGAGCATCCTCCAAACGAAGCTGCACCGTCGCGGCGTGGATATAAAATCCTTTAAGTTCGAAAAGCCTGAGCCAGCTGGGGGCAAGATGCTCCGCCAAAAAATTACAATTCAACAGGGCATCGATAAGGAAGTGGCTAAGGACATCGTAAAATGGATTAAGGACTCTAAATTAAAGGTCCAGCCGCAAATTATGGACGATAAGGTGAGGGTTACCTCTAAAAGCATCGACGAATTGCAGGAAACCATAGCTAAAGTCCGGTCTGGCAACTTCCCGATTCCATTACAATTCAACAATATGAGATAG
- a CDS encoding RNA-binding protein — protein MGKKLYVGNLPYSITDDSLHSKFAEFGAVSSAKVITDRETGRSKGFGFVEMESDSDADMAIEKLNGAQFDGRAINVSEARPQAPREGGGGRGGFGGGGRGGGGGRGGFGGGGRGGGGGGRY, from the coding sequence ATGGGTAAAAAGTTATACGTAGGCAATCTTCCTTATTCAATCACTGACGACAGCCTTCACAGCAAATTTGCTGAGTTCGGTGCTGTTTCTTCTGCAAAAGTTATCACTGACCGTGAAACTGGCCGTAGCAAAGGTTTCGGCTTCGTAGAAATGGAATCAGATTCTGACGCTGACATGGCTATCGAAAAGTTGAACGGCGCTCAATTCGACGGTCGCGCGATCAACGTATCTGAAGCTCGTCCACAAGCTCCACGTGAAGGTGGCGGCGGTCGTGGTGGCTTCGGCGGCGGTGGACGCGGCGGTGGCGGCGGACGCGGTGGCTTCGGCGGCGGCGGACGTGGCGGTGGCGGCGGTGGTCGTTACTAG
- a CDS encoding arylesterase: MRLFLFLALLFSFSFSFAQNKKLVVLGDSLTEGIGVAKEAAYPALVEKKIHDSGKKEWTVVNAGVSGSTTASAVGRLKWLFKSKPDLLLIVMGANDGLRGLKIEESEKNLAAAIEFAQAQKVPVVLGGLYVPPNYGKDYTEKFKKMYLDLSKKYKTPLIPFILDKVAGDPKYNQADGIHPNEAGHKIIADTVYQEIKGLL, translated from the coding sequence ATGAGACTCTTTTTATTTTTAGCCCTTCTTTTTTCTTTCTCCTTCTCATTTGCTCAAAACAAAAAGCTCGTCGTGCTTGGTGATTCTCTCACTGAAGGCATCGGTGTCGCGAAAGAAGCGGCCTATCCAGCGCTCGTCGAAAAAAAGATCCACGACAGTGGTAAGAAAGAATGGACCGTTGTGAACGCCGGTGTCAGTGGCTCTACTACGGCGTCTGCTGTCGGCCGTTTGAAGTGGTTGTTCAAATCAAAGCCTGATTTGCTTCTCATTGTGATGGGTGCAAACGACGGTCTTCGTGGCTTGAAAATCGAAGAGAGCGAGAAAAATCTCGCCGCGGCGATTGAGTTTGCGCAAGCTCAGAAAGTTCCTGTGGTTCTTGGTGGACTGTATGTGCCGCCGAACTATGGCAAGGACTACACTGAGAAATTCAAAAAAATGTATCTCGATCTTTCTAAGAAATATAAGACGCCGCTGATTCCTTTCATTCTTGATAAGGTGGCGGGGGATCCTAAGTACAATCAAGCAGACGGCATTCACCCAAATGAAGCTGGACATAAAATTATTGCGGATACGGTTTATCAGGAAATCAAAGGTCTGTTATGA
- a CDS encoding ABC transporter ATP-binding protein, which produces MSLYIKNLQKSFNQGEDRVAVLKGLTADIKNGEVVAIVGQSGSGKSTLLSLLAGLDQADTGDVVVDGVNISTMTEKQVTDFRGQNIGIVFQQYHLVSHLTALENVMLPMEILGKPDAEKQATALLKEMGLEHRLHQFPSRMSGGECQRVAIARALAVRPKILLADEPSGNLDIHTGDRVMEIFFEAAKKYQITTILVTHSEALAKRCQRTLRLSEGQLVEA; this is translated from the coding sequence ATGAGTCTCTATATCAAGAATTTGCAGAAGTCGTTTAACCAAGGCGAAGACCGCGTGGCTGTATTGAAAGGCCTCACGGCAGATATTAAGAATGGCGAGGTTGTGGCGATTGTCGGTCAATCCGGCAGTGGTAAATCCACGCTGCTGTCTTTGCTGGCGGGGCTTGATCAGGCCGATACAGGTGATGTTGTCGTGGATGGTGTGAACATTAGCACGATGACAGAGAAGCAAGTCACTGATTTCCGCGGGCAGAATATCGGTATCGTTTTTCAGCAGTATCATCTCGTTTCACACCTCACGGCGCTTGAGAACGTGATGCTGCCGATGGAAATTCTCGGTAAGCCCGATGCTGAAAAGCAAGCGACTGCGCTCTTGAAAGAAATGGGCCTTGAGCACCGCTTGCATCAGTTTCCCAGCCGTATGAGCGGTGGCGAATGTCAGCGGGTGGCGATTGCGCGGGCTCTGGCTGTGCGACCGAAGATCTTGCTTGCCGATGAACCAAGTGGAAACTTGGATATTCACACCGGCGATCGTGTGATGGAGATCTTCTTTGAAGCCGCGAAGAAATATCAAATTACCACGATCCTTGTAACTCACAGTGAAGCCTTGGCAAAGCGCTGTCAGAGGACCTTGCGTCTTTCTGAAGGTCAGCTTGTGGAGGCCTAG
- a CDS encoding ABC transporter permease: protein MFLRWIRRELLRSWKFGLFFIFNLSLGLTGYVSLEAFKVSLQDTLSANSKAILSADVAVSARRELTEAEKNAMTAVMAQDSTMSQTYEFYAMMTSDKGSRLVMVRAVDDTYPLYGTVGLASGEEIRGDSPNKEILKSMTAWVYPELEAQIGLHKGDEIQLGQLKLKIADVISKDGTQTFRAASIAPRVFINRALLPQSGLIQFGSTFSVNYFFKLKNEEFTNDRKAELLKVLKDPAIQIETAKTASEDSSRQLGYLSDYLGLVAIIALFMSALGAAYLFRLFMTQRMREVAILRSLGLQATRAVSLYAAQVTILGLLSLIPTVIVSSLVLPLLSELLASLTPFNLYPSMSLRAVLMALILGVIGSFVICLPFLLKIQDLKPSRLFAEEKFSSSIEIQKPWVFLPGIVLFWLLAVAQSNSFKIGSVFVGAFFVVLLILSATGMLLLMALRGAGRFKNWVNKYSLLGLSRRRASSLAIFIALGLGSLLINVLPQLKVSLQNEFKTESVSKIPSLFMFDIQDDQVEPVKEFLRQQDISSIGFSPLVRARILKVNGQEFERKAEDGGFTTREQEAEARFRNRGVNLSYREGVSESETIVEGRPLAPMFDPSKQKYAELSVEAKYADRLGIKIGDVLQFDVQGVEIDGQVVNLRKVKWTSFQPNFFVIMQNGVLNDAPKTFITALPKMPEAKKEQMQMELAKRFSNVSIVDVQRTVNEVLKIADQMSWSLELMAGLALFTGYVVLYSIVSGQVRLRRWELNMLKVVGAKFGAVSRYLVLEFVTLALGAGIMGAGLSVVVSYFISYYVFEGSFVFNWVWPVFTALGVCVLSALIAYFASRRVVNESPLVILQEER from the coding sequence GTGTTTCTCCGTTGGATTCGCCGTGAGCTTCTGCGCAGCTGGAAGTTCGGCCTTTTTTTCATATTCAATCTCAGCCTGGGGCTGACGGGCTATGTTTCGCTCGAGGCGTTTAAAGTTTCTCTGCAAGACACTTTGAGTGCGAACTCAAAAGCGATCTTGTCAGCGGACGTGGCTGTGTCAGCGCGCCGCGAACTGACCGAGGCTGAAAAGAACGCGATGACTGCTGTCATGGCTCAAGACTCAACGATGAGTCAGACCTATGAGTTCTATGCAATGATGACTTCGGATAAGGGCTCGCGCCTGGTGATGGTCCGTGCGGTGGACGATACTTATCCTTTGTATGGTACCGTGGGCTTGGCCTCGGGGGAAGAGATCCGCGGCGATTCTCCGAATAAAGAGATTTTAAAATCCATGACGGCTTGGGTTTATCCAGAGCTTGAAGCGCAGATCGGGTTGCATAAGGGCGATGAGATTCAGCTGGGGCAGTTGAAACTGAAAATTGCCGATGTCATTTCTAAAGATGGCACGCAGACGTTCCGTGCGGCTTCGATTGCACCGCGGGTGTTTATTAATCGCGCATTGCTACCGCAGTCGGGGTTGATTCAGTTCGGCAGTACGTTCTCGGTGAATTACTTCTTTAAACTGAAGAATGAGGAATTCACCAATGATCGCAAGGCGGAGTTGCTGAAGGTTTTGAAAGATCCGGCGATTCAGATTGAAACTGCAAAGACTGCGAGCGAGGACTCCAGCCGCCAGCTCGGTTACTTGTCGGACTATCTTGGTTTGGTTGCGATCATTGCTTTATTCATGTCAGCGCTGGGTGCGGCCTACCTGTTCCGTCTTTTCATGACCCAAAGAATGCGTGAAGTGGCGATTTTGCGGAGCCTTGGTTTGCAGGCGACTCGTGCGGTGAGCCTCTATGCGGCTCAGGTGACGATTCTGGGGCTCTTGTCTTTGATTCCAACGGTGATTGTGTCTTCGTTAGTGCTGCCACTCTTAAGTGAGCTGCTCGCGAGTCTGACGCCGTTTAATTTGTATCCGAGCATGTCTTTGCGAGCGGTGTTGATGGCTTTGATTTTGGGTGTGATCGGCAGTTTTGTGATTTGCTTGCCGTTTTTGCTGAAGATCCAAGACTTGAAACCATCGCGTTTGTTTGCGGAAGAGAAGTTTTCTTCTTCGATTGAAATTCAAAAGCCTTGGGTGTTCTTGCCGGGGATTGTGCTTTTCTGGTTGCTCGCGGTAGCTCAGTCGAATTCATTTAAAATCGGTTCAGTGTTCGTTGGTGCGTTCTTTGTTGTACTATTGATTCTATCGGCGACGGGGATGCTTTTGTTGATGGCATTGCGGGGCGCTGGAAGATTTAAAAATTGGGTGAATAAGTATTCTCTGCTGGGGCTTTCGCGCCGTCGTGCGAGCAGTTTGGCTATCTTCATTGCGCTGGGGCTGGGCTCGTTACTGATTAACGTTCTTCCGCAATTAAAAGTGAGCCTGCAGAATGAATTTAAGACAGAATCGGTGTCGAAGATTCCGAGCCTTTTCATGTTTGATATTCAAGATGATCAAGTCGAGCCAGTAAAAGAATTTCTGAGGCAACAGGATATTTCCAGCATCGGATTTTCTCCGCTGGTCCGTGCACGTATCTTAAAGGTGAATGGTCAAGAGTTTGAGCGTAAGGCTGAAGACGGTGGTTTTACTACGCGTGAGCAAGAGGCCGAAGCTCGGTTCCGTAATCGTGGTGTAAATCTGTCTTATCGCGAAGGTGTCAGCGAATCCGAAACCATCGTTGAAGGCCGGCCGCTAGCTCCGATGTTTGATCCGTCGAAGCAGAAATATGCCGAACTTTCGGTTGAAGCTAAGTACGCCGATCGTTTAGGCATTAAAATCGGCGATGTCCTGCAATTCGATGTTCAAGGAGTTGAGATCGACGGGCAGGTGGTCAACTTACGCAAAGTGAAATGGACCAGCTTTCAGCCGAACTTCTTCGTGATCATGCAAAACGGAGTTTTGAATGATGCGCCGAAGACCTTCATTACGGCGTTGCCGAAAATGCCTGAAGCGAAAAAAGAGCAAATGCAGATGGAGCTCGCAAAGCGCTTCTCGAATGTGTCTATCGTAGATGTGCAAAGGACTGTGAATGAGGTTCTTAAGATCGCTGATCAAATGAGCTGGTCGCTGGAACTCATGGCGGGCTTGGCATTATTTACCGGCTACGTGGTGCTTTACTCCATCGTTAGTGGTCAGGTGCGCCTGCGCCGTTGGGAGCTCAATATGCTCAAGGTCGTGGGAGCTAAATTCGGTGCGGTTTCACGCTATCTGGTGCTGGAGTTTGTGACTCTGGCCTTGGGCGCGGGGATCATGGGGGCTGGACTCAGCGTGGTCGTCAGCTACTTTATTTCGTACTATGTATTTGAGGGAAGCTTCGTATTTAACTGGGTGTGGCCGGTGTTTACGGCCCTCGGAGTGTGCGTCCTGAGCGCGCTCATTGCATATTTTGCCAGCCGCCGAGTAGTGAATGAAAGTCCTCTTGTGATTTTGCAGGAAGAGCGCTAA
- a CDS encoding threonylcarbamoyl-AMP synthase translates to MNAEIQKAVELLAKGQVVGMPTETVYGLAARIDLPAGIEAIFKTKERPFFDPLIVHVSDLKQVTEITSSFSPLARALAEKFWPGPLTMILPKSAKVNPMITSGLDSVGVRMPAHPVAQELIRTVGVPLAAPSANKFGKTSPTSASHVRQEFQKENVFVLEGGESEIGIESTVLLVKDDGKLSILRKGHVLKSDIEEYLHTKGLAFEFVETVDKKESPGHMKHHYMPPVPLILCLDPKKTESEIKALVQTRLAELPDTIEEVKIIKPAGAIQKMARMQLSADPVLATRSFYSQLRELAAQKPDCILLYKEPSHSGERWESLYDRINKAASLIL, encoded by the coding sequence ATGAACGCTGAAATCCAAAAAGCCGTAGAACTGCTCGCAAAGGGTCAGGTCGTGGGAATGCCCACGGAAACTGTCTATGGCTTGGCTGCGCGCATAGATCTGCCGGCGGGGATCGAAGCGATCTTTAAAACCAAAGAGCGTCCATTCTTTGATCCGCTGATTGTGCATGTCTCTGATCTCAAGCAAGTTACAGAAATCACTTCGAGCTTTTCGCCGCTTGCACGCGCTTTGGCGGAAAAATTCTGGCCAGGGCCGCTCACGATGATTTTGCCAAAAAGTGCAAAAGTGAATCCGATGATCACTTCAGGTTTGGATTCTGTCGGTGTGCGTATGCCGGCGCATCCTGTGGCGCAGGAGCTGATCCGCACGGTGGGAGTTCCGCTCGCGGCTCCGAGTGCAAACAAGTTTGGTAAAACAAGCCCCACATCGGCTTCTCATGTCCGCCAGGAATTTCAGAAAGAAAATGTTTTCGTCCTCGAAGGTGGCGAAAGTGAAATAGGGATTGAGTCGACAGTTTTGTTGGTGAAAGACGATGGCAAGCTTTCGATTTTACGCAAAGGTCATGTGCTGAAATCTGATATCGAAGAATATCTTCATACGAAAGGTCTTGCGTTTGAGTTCGTTGAGACTGTCGATAAGAAAGAATCTCCGGGGCATATGAAGCATCACTACATGCCGCCCGTGCCGTTGATTCTTTGCCTGGATCCGAAGAAAACAGAGAGCGAGATCAAGGCTCTGGTTCAAACAAGACTTGCGGAACTTCCGGATACAATTGAAGAAGTAAAAATCATCAAGCCCGCGGGAGCGATTCAGAAAATGGCTCGCATGCAGCTTTCGGCTGATCCGGTTCTGGCGACGAGAAGTTTCTATTCTCAATTGCGCGAGCTTGCGGCGCAAAAGCCGGATTGTATTTTATTGTATAAAGAGCCTTCACACTCTGGGGAGCGTTGGGAAAGTCTCTACGATCGTATCAATAAAGCGGCGAGCTTAATTCTGT